A region of Bacillota bacterium DNA encodes the following proteins:
- a CDS encoding cell division protein SepF, which produces MQEPFEEEAGRSWWSRIKERLFGTDEEEEQDGGTVIRLHTRPAQRVNVLYARSFEDARRAADGLKAGHQQLVNFQYADARVRERVVDFLMGVVYALEGTVERVHEQVFLFAPANVQVEMTTVDDFHNGSWGERER; this is translated from the coding sequence GTGCAGGAACCTTTCGAGGAAGAGGCGGGGCGTTCCTGGTGGTCACGGATTAAGGAACGACTGTTCGGCACAGATGAGGAAGAGGAGCAGGATGGCGGCACGGTGATCCGCCTTCACACGCGCCCGGCGCAGCGGGTAAACGTACTCTACGCTCGTTCCTTCGAGGATGCCCGGCGCGCTGCGGATGGCTTGAAAGCAGGGCATCAGCAGCTGGTCAACTTCCAGTATGCCGATGCCCGCGTGCGTGAGCGAGTGGTGGACTTCCTGATGGGCGTGGTGTATGCACTGGAGGGCACCGTAGAGCGTGTGCACGAGCAGGTGTTTCTGTTCGCGCCTGCCAATGTGCAGGTGGAAATGACCACTGTCGACGATTTCCATAACGGGTCATGGGGTGAACGCGAGCGGTGA
- a CDS encoding YggS family pyridoxal phosphate-dependent enzyme, which translates to MSVDIARNVAVVRERIARACERAGRKPEEVTLIAVSKTVDIARIEQAIAAGIVHFGENYYQEAREKIPLISASVQWHFIGHLQKNKARGVVPLFEWIHTVDDEALAHEIDRRAQAAGKRQRVLIEVNISQEPQKYGVRPEEALSLAERIAQLPHVQLEGFMGMAPIVEDAEQARPYFAGLRRLFEKLPEAHRIHLSMGMTQDFEVAIEEGATMVRIGTAIFGARS; encoded by the coding sequence ATGAGCGTCGATATCGCGCGGAATGTGGCGGTAGTGCGCGAGCGCATCGCCCGGGCGTGCGAACGTGCCGGGCGCAAACCGGAAGAGGTTACGTTAATCGCTGTCTCCAAAACGGTGGACATCGCGCGTATCGAGCAAGCTATCGCGGCAGGAATCGTGCATTTCGGAGAGAACTACTATCAAGAGGCGCGCGAGAAGATACCGTTGATTAGCGCGTCCGTACAATGGCACTTCATCGGACATTTGCAGAAGAACAAGGCGCGAGGTGTCGTGCCCCTATTCGAGTGGATACACACTGTTGACGATGAAGCCCTCGCGCACGAAATCGATCGGCGAGCGCAGGCGGCGGGAAAGCGACAACGCGTTTTGATAGAGGTCAATATCTCTCAAGAACCACAGAAGTATGGGGTGCGTCCCGAAGAGGCTTTGTCGTTGGCGGAGCGAATAGCGCAGCTGCCGCACGTGCAGCTGGAGGGGTTTATGGGCATGGCTCCCATCGTCGAAGATGCAGAGCAAGCCCGCCCCTATTTCGCCGGGCTGCGTCGCCTGTTTGAGAAGCTGCCCGAAGCCCACCGTATACACCTGTCTATGGGAATGACACAGGACTTCGAGGTAGCGATTGAAGAAGGGGCAACCATGGTTCGAATCGGCACGGCGATTTTCGGTGCGCGATCTTAA